The Raphanus sativus cultivar WK10039 chromosome 6, ASM80110v3, whole genome shotgun sequence sequence CCTACGGACGTAATTGGGTTTGTCCATTTGgacaaaaattaattatggtCCAATATGGTTTTGTCCATTTATGTCCATATCTATTTGGACATGGGCCGCCCATTAATAGCCTGCCCAATTGACATCTCTACTCATAAGTACTGATTCGCAACATGGATTGCGATAAAGAACAGAATCCCCAAAGGTGATAGAATATCACAGTGGAACATGGGAGCTCAAACTTTCGAGTATGAAAGCAATGGGTGCACTTGTTTATAAGAAGGTCATGGAAACATAGTTTTCTTTTAGATGATGGacattttcacttttttttcttctaactttatcaaaaacagaCTGCATTAAAATCACACATGTTATAAAAGGAGTTTATTCagttaaataaattcaaaaagaaaaaaatatatacaagttgATCATGAACCATTGGGTGGATTTGGAAGTTGTCTAAGCGACAACATGATAAATTTGGTTGAAAAGAATGTCGTCGGCATTACATGTAGAGATGGAGAGTTTCTTTGGACTATTATAGCATATGCTTAAGTGAAAAGGAGTATCTATTCCGCCATTTTTGAAAGGGAGTGTGCCAACCTACTCAAAATGATTGAAGAGCCCGTTGATTAAATCAAACTTCAAAAACAGAATTAAAGGATTTCTCACAACTTATATATCGCCTAAATGTATGGTGATGATATCTTTTGCTAAAAAGACAATATTCACGAGACATTTCACTATTCTATATAAATCATTCATAACCAGTTATCGAACGGATCTTTCAAACACTCGTAAGTAAACAATTAACTAAGCTCAACTTAGTTAGTACGAGTTTtgctgaacaaaaaaaaacatttcatgtAAGTTCTTAATGGATCTTcaatcatcatataattaattaattcaaCAACAGTGGATTAGTGTAATCAAAATTGTTATCAACAATCcagtgtaaaaaaaaaaaaatcctctaAAAGACCAAActcattcttcttcttgtccAAAAGGTTGCTGGTTCTGTAACCTCTTCTTCAACAACTTAGGCCTTGGTCTCATCGGCTTCAAGAACTCAGACTGCAACCTCACCATCTCTTTCAACACGCTAATCAGCTTCCTCTCGATCACCTCCCCGTCCGTCTCCAAAGCTCCCAAGCACCGCGCGACCGCCTCCGCCGTGCTCACGCACCCGCCGACAGGCTCCTTCCTCAAAAACAGCTCCGAGTCGTAGATGCTTCCCCCGCTCACGGACTCGTCCACCCCCTCGTCCAAACACACCCTCACGGCCCCCGCCTCTCTCAAAACCTCCTCGCTGGCCTTCACCATCTCCTTCGCGTGCTTCCACGTCGCGTCGAACACGACGAGCCTCAGCCGCGAGGTCCGGTGGAGGTTTCGGGATTTGAACTCGGATAGGGTGACGGCGggggaggaagaagatgacgaCGGCGGGAAGAGGTAGATCGTGCGGGAGGTTTCTGCggcggtggtggaggaggagaggtGGTGGTGACGGAGGCGGCGGCCGGGGATTGTGGTGACGTTGAGTAAGGATTTGACGAGGAGAGGTGTGGTGTTGAGTTTGTGGCGAGACTCGTGTGGGTGGTGGAGGATGAGTATCTCTGTGTTCGTCGGGATTGGCTCCGATGGTATGACGTGGCAGATGCAGATTGGTTTTGGACGGTCGCATGCGCTGCAGATCTGACGGCGTTTCGCGTCTGCCTCCTCCATCGTCACTGCTCTGCACACGCGAGAACGATTCGTATAGTGTAAATAAACCCTGAAACGACGTCGTCTTGGCTTATCGATGAGACGGCGTCGTCTTGACTTATCGATGATACGACGTCGTCCCCACTTATCGATGCCAAGCTTCCTTGTGGCATCTTCTTTCTAACCTTGTTTCCGACTCTCTGCATCATTTTCTTGTCTTCATTGATGAAGGGACTGATCTTAAAAGGGAAACATTATACACTCACAAAATGTATGTTTTACAGTGGAACATTACATGACTTTCCCCCACAATCAtctgaaggaaaaaaaatcagaaaatggaACAAAAAAGAATAACAGACACAATCTTTGTATAACTCTCTGTTTCTACTATTGCAACCTCCTACACCCTGACTCATCATCAGTCATCATCATACCAATTCCATTAGTAGCGGGTCCCCTTCAGCCATTTTCCCAACCAGTTTAATGAAATCTTGTTCACTCGATATGCTCCACGGATGAACAGCAGGTGCTTGAGCAGAATACAGACCCAAAGAAGAATTAAACGAAGAAGATTTCTTCTTATATACCATCGAACCGAGAACCGGGTCAAAGTTCTGAGGCGAATCCATCGACGTGAAGAACATTGGCACAGCCACTTTGTAATGCAAGTCCATGTCTCCCACGAGATCAACAAGGTCGACAAAGTCTGTTACAAGCCGTTTAGGCACGTAGAATACCTCTGAACTGCATACCGTTAACGTGTCGAGATTGTTCTTGGCTGCTTCCTTGTAGTTAACTTGGAAATGAGCCGGCATTGTGCTTACGGTTCTCTTCACTAACTCTGCTTGTACAGAGAGCCAATCAGACTTCCCGGTCAGTTTCACTGATGTCCATGACTTCGATACCTAAACAAAAAGTGTCACTGTAAGATCCAACATAGAGAAGTAGATTCTGGTAATTGAGAAGTATCATTCCTAGGCATATGCGTTTGGTGTTCCATTCGAATTATAAAAACTAttcaaaatctaattaaaattagttaaactaCACAaactaactaaaaatattcaaagaacaaataaaatctacaaaaatctttaaaatactataaaatatctaaattacctcaaccaattttatttatttaactaatttcaGATATTTTCAAGTTGTTcagatttcggttcgggttacCAGAATATTTTTTACTAATGGTTCAGATAGATGTCAGTTTTCTTGGTTCGGGTTAAAGTCGGGACTTTCGGTTTAGGGTAAAACCGCTCGAGGCCTAGTCGTTCCAATATGATGAGAATGTTATACCTTGTCTGTAGTCCAAATCTTAGTCTTGTCGGCTTGAAGTAGATTCCAGTAGTTGAGAACTGTATCATCTTCAACAAACAAGAACCCTTCTGCGCTGCTGTATCGATCAAATATCTTTGGTAGATGCCTGAAACATACATATACAACACATACCATAAGAAGCTCAAACTTTAATCAACACGTGTACTAATTAATCTTGAGAGAACATTCTTTCTTGCTTACTTGTAGATGTGATCTAGTTTGGCTTCTTCAACATAGAGATCTACGTTCTTCTGAGAGGACAATATCACAACGGTCTTGAACACTCTTCCGTAAAGCAACCTCCACTCAAGAGCTGTACGTTCAACAGGACCATTACAAAACATAACAAGGACAACGTTCCCAAAGTTCTTCCTCCACCTGATCAAGTTCCCTATCTCAGTGCTCACAGTCCCTGTCTCCTCAACACCAAGATGAACCGAAGGCACCTTCCTAGGAACAAACTCTTTTCTATCCCCATGACCGATGTTTGCTCGTGGACGATCCAGCTCCAGCGACATCAACCTCGGTTGTTGGTAACCGACGGTGATCAAATCCTGAAGCCAAGCAGACGTGAATTTCAAATCCTGTTCTGTCCAAAACCCTTCTTCAGCCATAGCAAAGCTCAGATCAAGTATCTTCTCAAAGAGACTATGCTTCTCCGATCTCCAAACGAGTAAGAACTTGATCAAACGACCAACATTGACGTGAAGATCCTTCTCCTCAGCAAAAGGGTAAGCCTCGATTCTATCGAACCGGTGAGCCGTCGGTGGATAAACAGCAACGTAACCACCAAGCTCCCACAACAGCCTCTGTCCCCAGTACCCTCTCAGCACATCAGACGCCATGGAACTAACCGAAACGGGAAGCATCAACCCCCAAAACGCAGACGAATGGTAAAGAGTATTAAACGAATTAACCGGAACCATCACACCTTGAGGCAACGCCACTTTAGGAGCATGCTCATCGAACCTAATATCAAAAGGTTCCAAAGTCGTCTTCCTGGTGAAGTAAAACACCGAATCAACATCAGGTAAACCGTTGGAGATCCCTTGCTGTATAAACTGCTTACCACCAAAGACCTCAGTGTAAAACTCTTCATGATTAATCTCGCCTACGTTCTCTAACGGCAAACCTCTAGGCCAAACCGAACGTTGCCCAAAATGAATATAGGGATTAACCACAGTCCTATTGGGGTTCTCGTGGCTATACTGTAACAACGGCTCTAGCTTAGAGTCTTCACCAACCAACTCAACGTCAAAGCACCTGCCTAGATCTCCACCGATCACTTCACCACGATCATCCGCGTCGTAGATCTTCTTAGCACCGTGCTGGATCGCGAACAAGTAACCAACGCTCTTCCTCACGAAAGAGTCATAAGGCAAGTGATCCAAAACACGGTAACCCAGCTCAGCCTGAGCGTCGAGAGACAGAAAGATCGAACCTTTGAGACTCCAATCCTTGGGAGTCATCGAGTTTCCGACCGCTAGAACCTGCCATCCTCGGATCTTCACCAAACCTTTAAGCTCCTCCGTCGGATACTTCGTCACCGACACCACGATCCACTTCTCGGTGACGAAGGAGGAGTAAGGGGAGGTCTTGTCGGGGAGGACCTGGATCGAGTTCCATTTGATCTGAGGGCGAGCGAGAGGCTGGATAGACTGAGTTGACTGGGACTGGAAACAGAGGAGGGAAGCGGTGTCGGTGGTGTtgtagaggaagaagaaagctgCGACGGTGACGATGGAGAGAGAGACGATGAAGATTCGAGAGAGATTCT is a genomic window containing:
- the LOC108812407 gene encoding tRNA-uridine aminocarboxypropyltransferase A yields the protein MEEADAKRRQICSACDRPKPICICHVIPSEPIPTNTEILILHHPHESRHKLNTTPLLVKSLLNVTTIPGRRLRHHHLSSSTTAAETSRTIYLFPPSSSSSSPAVTLSEFKSRNLHRTSRLRLVVFDATWKHAKEMVKASEEVLREAGAVRVCLDEGVDESVSGGSIYDSELFLRKEPVGGCVSTAEAVARCLGALETDGEVIERKLISVLKEMVRLQSEFLKPMRPRPKLLKKRLQNQQPFGQEEE
- the LOC108812406 gene encoding probable glycosyltransferase STELLO1 codes for the protein MLVQDRDAPKTKPSAKSQIRELPTTTTHHQQIRRFSEPKNLDFSTWVSENLSRIFIVSLSIVTVAAFFFLYNTTDTASLLCFQSQSTQSIQPLARPQIKWNSIQVLPDKTSPYSSFVTEKWIVVSVTKYPTEELKGLVKIRGWQVLAVGNSMTPKDWSLKGSIFLSLDAQAELGYRVLDHLPYDSFVRKSVGYLFAIQHGAKKIYDADDRGEVIGGDLGRCFDVELVGEDSKLEPLLQYSHENPNRTVVNPYIHFGQRSVWPRGLPLENVGEINHEEFYTEVFGGKQFIQQGISNGLPDVDSVFYFTRKTTLEPFDIRFDEHAPKVALPQGVMVPVNSFNTLYHSSAFWGLMLPVSVSSMASDVLRGYWGQRLLWELGGYVAVYPPTAHRFDRIEAYPFAEEKDLHVNVGRLIKFLLVWRSEKHSLFEKILDLSFAMAEEGFWTEQDLKFTSAWLQDLITVGYQQPRLMSLELDRPRANIGHGDRKEFVPRKVPSVHLGVEETGTVSTEIGNLIRWRKNFGNVVLVMFCNGPVERTALEWRLLYGRVFKTVVILSSQKNVDLYVEEAKLDHIYKHLPKIFDRYSSAEGFLFVEDDTVLNYWNLLQADKTKIWTTDKVSKSWTSVKLTGKSDWLSVQAELVKRTVSTMPAHFQVNYKEAAKNNLDTLTVCSSEVFYVPKRLVTDFVDLVDLVGDMDLHYKVAVPMFFTSMDSPQNFDPVLGSMVYKKKSSSFNSSLGLYSAQAPAVHPWSISSEQDFIKLVGKMAEGDPLLMELV